In Janthinobacterium agaricidamnosum NBRC 102515 = DSM 9628, the DNA window GACTGTGCTGGATAATTTTGGCATGGAAACTGCCGGCCTGTCGCTCTACTATCCCGGCCACAGCCAGTGTTTGCCCAAATTGCGGGCATTCGTCGATTTTGCTCGCGACAGAATGCGCCGCGCTTTCGAGGCCGCCGACTATTTCCCCTAGAGCGCAATATCCCAGTCACGCCGGCGGAAATCAGATCGGATTGGTGACATACTAATACCTGGCATTAACAAGCTGCCACCGGCATCACCACATCAAATCATCCGGAATCTGGAACGCCGCATACGGATCGTCCTCGTCGACCTCGGTGCTGGCTTTTTTGTTGACCCGCACCACCAGCGACGCATCGCGCTCGGCGATCTTGTCGGCGATCACTCGCGGCACCAGTTCGGTAACGCCGCCCAGGCAAACGATCACCAGGCGCCCTGCCATCAAGTGCTCCTGCACCGCCGCCGACACATAGATCCGTTCGATCTTGCTGCCGTGGGTGTAGTTATAGGCGATATCGCCGGCGCCCTTGTTTTGCCGGTTCTGCTGCACCATCTGGGTAATTTGCGCCACGATCGCCTTCTGGGTCGCGGCCGCGTCGCGCTGCGCATTCAGTTCGCGGGCCCGCTCGGCATTCTTGCGCTGCACATCGAGCGCGGCCAGCTTCGCTTCATCGACACTTTGCGTGCCGGTGCGGCGCTCGACCTTCTTTTGCTTGCTCTTGTCCTGGTTGACCAGCTTGGCCTTGGTTTTGTCGACCAGGCCGGATTTCAAAAACTGTTCTTGTAAAGACGCCATCTGCGCTACTCCGTAAATAGGATGCGCCGGTCGATGCGGTATCGGCCGGTGCAAAAACGCTAGCATAGCAAACCGGCAGCGCCGCGACGAAATTAGTTTGCATTGAACCTAGGACAGTTTCCAAGTATTAACAGGCTGGGCAAGGCCGCCGTCACGAGCCGGCAGACAGCCGGCTGCGGCAAGCTCACCAATGGGATAGTTAGTCTATATAAAAAGGTAAAACATGAACAATATAA includes these proteins:
- a CDS encoding DUF2058 domain-containing protein gives rise to the protein MASLQEQFLKSGLVDKTKAKLVNQDKSKQKKVERRTGTQSVDEAKLAALDVQRKNAERARELNAQRDAAATQKAIVAQITQMVQQNRQNKGAGDIAYNYTHGSKIERIYVSAAVQEHLMAGRLVIVCLGGVTELVPRVIADKIAERDASLVVRVNKKASTEVDEDDPYAAFQIPDDLMW